The following proteins are co-located in the Paenibacillus sp. JNUCC32 genome:
- a CDS encoding MurR/RpiR family transcriptional regulator translates to MKNWFPDTSGLSPSQLKIADFIERNPEEMLFMTEQEIADRLGTSIATVSRFWRAVGHENAKAFKLKLRESSDTTPAVKLEKTISRLDASSLPAKMLEQAKHHLQDTMEKNRPDELEEAARLMASARRVYVHAPGPSLSLGELLSYRLSRFGMSVRIMSGSGHELLESLAHVEREDVVLLFSFTRMLPETEVILDCVSRVQNAAIMITDREDFRYGTPAQISFFVSRGDMGEFHSMVTPLLLIEQLILSMGMLNKEKVLGKLDYLGELRARYADKLPRGKA, encoded by the coding sequence TTGAAGAATTGGTTTCCCGATACATCCGGGCTGTCGCCGAGCCAGCTCAAAATCGCCGATTTTATCGAACGTAATCCCGAGGAGATGCTGTTCATGACCGAGCAGGAAATCGCCGACAGGCTTGGCACCAGCATTGCGACCGTTTCCCGGTTTTGGCGTGCCGTCGGGCACGAGAATGCCAAGGCGTTCAAGCTGAAGCTGCGGGAATCCTCGGATACGACGCCTGCCGTAAAGCTGGAAAAAACGATATCCCGGCTGGACGCGTCCAGTCTGCCCGCGAAAATGCTGGAACAGGCGAAGCATCATCTGCAAGACACGATGGAGAAGAACCGCCCGGACGAGCTGGAGGAGGCAGCCCGTCTAATGGCCTCGGCAAGACGCGTGTATGTGCATGCGCCTGGTCCGTCCCTCTCGCTGGGCGAGCTGTTATCGTACCGTTTATCCCGGTTTGGCATGTCGGTGCGAATCATGTCCGGCAGCGGTCATGAACTGCTGGAATCGCTCGCGCATGTAGAAAGAGAAGATGTCGTACTGCTCTTCAGCTTCACCCGGATGCTCCCGGAAACGGAGGTCATCCTGGACTGCGTAAGCCGCGTGCAGAATGCGGCGATCATGATCACGGACCGGGAGGACTTCCGGTATGGAACGCCCGCGCAGATCTCCTTTTTTGTCAGTCGGGGGGATATGGGCGAATTTCATTCCATGGTGACGCCATTGCTGCTGATCGAGCAGCTCATTCTGAGCATGGGCATGCTGAATAAAGAGAAGGTGCTCGGCAAGCTGGATTACTTGGGCGAGTTGCGGGCCCGATATGCGGATAAGCTGCCCAGAGGCAAAGCTTGA
- a CDS encoding cell division protein FtsQ: protein MASNSRVYTLTSSQKMMIFVLSMSLYGLSNMFTELIPAFRLGPIELSVEYFAFIPLTLCMLFHPFYAAVGAALGEVIFGELMLGQFGGLGELEKFLTFSFAMYVAGRLVKNPLSRAQVGIAAMSGVIIHQLCSSLVDIGKVWIGVEEFEAVPGLAQSVVLVEGIGFLNDVLFSGILFALLPTLYLVPRLYGKIEPLLGIKPRQKLTQYEAAGIVSPKLVLAGIVLALIAFGAESLSETDWNLGEWDSGFADRFGIGAIWISIGAAAIVAVAVLAFMRARRNRGLQEEKMPENPPYA, encoded by the coding sequence ATGGCAAGCAATTCACGGGTCTATACCCTGACCTCTTCGCAGAAAATGATGATTTTCGTGCTGTCCATGTCGCTGTACGGCCTGTCCAACATGTTCACCGAGCTCATTCCCGCGTTTCGCCTGGGTCCGATCGAGCTTTCGGTCGAATATTTCGCGTTCATTCCCCTAACCCTCTGCATGCTGTTTCATCCTTTTTATGCTGCTGTAGGGGCTGCGCTCGGCGAGGTTATCTTCGGTGAACTGATGCTCGGGCAATTCGGCGGTCTCGGAGAGCTGGAGAAGTTTCTTACCTTTTCCTTCGCCATGTACGTTGCCGGCCGTCTGGTCAAAAACCCCCTCAGCCGCGCTCAGGTCGGCATCGCTGCCATGTCGGGCGTCATCATCCACCAGCTGTGCAGCTCTCTGGTGGATATCGGCAAGGTCTGGATCGGCGTCGAGGAATTCGAAGCCGTGCCCGGGCTTGCACAAAGCGTGGTCCTTGTCGAAGGCATCGGTTTCCTGAACGATGTGCTGTTCTCCGGCATTCTGTTCGCTCTTCTGCCTACATTATATCTGGTTCCAAGATTGTATGGAAAAATCGAGCCGCTGCTCGGCATCAAACCCCGCCAGAAGCTTACCCAATACGAAGCCGCCGGCATCGTCTCGCCCAAGCTGGTCCTGGCTGGAATCGTTTTGGCACTGATTGCCTTCGGAGCGGAATCCCTTTCGGAAACGGACTGGAACCTCGGCGAGTGGGACAGCGGATTTGCAGACCGGTTCGGCATCGGCGCGATCTGGATCAGCATCGGTGCAGCCGCCATCGTGGCCGTTGCCGTACTGGCTTTCATGCGGGCCAGAAGAAACCGCGGCCTTCAGGAAGAGAAAATGCCGGAGAACCCGCCTTATGCCTAA